Part of the Candidatus Stygibacter australis genome, CCTTCTGTACTCCTTTATTACTAAGGAACAGGATAATTGGAGGGCCGCTTATCCCAACGCTTCCAGCCAGGATTCCGCTCAGGAAGCCTATGAATAACTGACTGGTTCTTTCTCTTTTCAATTTCCAGCGTTTTCCACTAAGCAGCAGCAGCGAGAGGATAACTACAAATATCCCTATTCCCTTTCTCAGCCAGAGATCATTCAATACCATCAGCAGATGAGCACCGATTGGTAAACCTGCCACAGCGCCCATGAGCAGGAAAATAATGCTTTTAATTGAGAAGGATTTCCAGCATGATGCAATAACAGTAAGATTGATAATGATGGAATAGAACAGGAGCATAGGAACAACGGTTTTGGGAGAAAGATAAATCGAGAGGAGGGGGAGAGATAGGATAGAGAAGCCAA contains:
- a CDS encoding sulfite exporter TauE/SafE family protein, which translates into the protein MNNLFALGTIIIAASALLQGLSSFGFSILSLPLLSIYLSPKTVVPMLLFYSIIINLTVIASCWKSFSIKSIIFLLMGAVAGLPIGAHLLMVLNDLWLRKGIGIFVVILSLLLLSGKRWKLKRERTSQLFIGFLSGILAGSVGISGPPIILFLSNKGVQKDEFRANLSGYFFLINIFTIPVYILNGLFTKEVFHYTINWLPALIIGVAAGTFFARKIKPEKFGKLVLILLLLTGLVSLIK